Proteins encoded in a region of the Nostoc sp. UHCC 0926 genome:
- the mobF gene encoding MobF family relaxase, with protein sequence MLTAANVSSEMAVNYFVKNYYHQGKSLWSGQGAEKLGLSGAIDDEEAFKNIIEGRSPDGKEQLNARAVKPKTKRAALDCTFSAPKSVSLMALVGGDTRLIDAHHRALFEVIKLMEERYAYTRVTEGDSRHRVNTGNLVVAQFDHIESRDLDPHLHTHCLLMNMTQTPDGRWLSLGNNEIFANKKFLGMAYQSYLAREVQKLGYEIEPLKHGQFDIKGFKEQDLETFSKRRQQIIASSGPNSTWAEREKIWDDTRQRKQKLPESELVAFWKSEAAALGIRFVKAGEPRQDIPAHDLSLAEVLDNAIAHLSERNVAFRQEDLEKFILEERLATDVAAIAALIKEHEELIALPGLTDQFTTMTAVRRELATIELMQQGQCKFGSISHLEVVESHLENTLLNAGQRQAVELAATTSDQFIAWQGVAGAGKTFALKELKAIAFNSGYTIIGFAPSSSAAKVLSEELEIQSETVARLLVSEPQKIEPNQIWIVDEAGLLSAKDAQALLQRATLLQARVILVGDTRQLSAVSAGNPFKSLQQAGIKTAHLNESLRQKDPQLKLAVDLIAEGRIEAGFEHLLANGSIKTVSSESKIEQIASDYIVGTPEQRLKTLVLAGTNTERLALTQAIRSQLKDEGTLGETATITQLQTKNLTKVQMRFAHNFEIGDVVMPTRDYKRRGLDKGKLYKVVGQNTDKLTLIGDNGQVMDVDTAFEKAVYQSHQIEIAVGDRLQWKKNDRQLGRRNGQEFTVTGIDLNIVHIKYADERTECISLAQAQNLDYALVSTTYSSQGKTADLVLISADFTIGQESFYVAASRARHELKIYTEDPTRLVELAQQSKAKDNALELLRKQVHNSTLRQRQLSQQQAITINISDELVAPVLKSDPVLKTQTVVNTQVLKTPKSGEEPETKPICQKEVTTEIPVVKLKEIELPPTVTKPHIDNIYNLTWIFIC encoded by the coding sequence ATGCTGACAGCTGCTAACGTGTCCTCGGAAATGGCGGTGAACTACTTCGTCAAGAATTACTATCACCAAGGTAAGTCGCTTTGGAGTGGTCAAGGTGCTGAAAAATTGGGTTTGTCAGGGGCAATCGATGACGAAGAAGCTTTTAAAAATATCATTGAGGGGCGATCGCCTGATGGTAAAGAACAGTTAAATGCCAGGGCAGTCAAACCAAAAACGAAGAGAGCAGCATTAGACTGTACATTTTCTGCCCCCAAAAGCGTGAGCTTGATGGCATTGGTAGGTGGGGATACACGTTTAATCGATGCCCATCATCGGGCATTATTTGAAGTAATAAAACTGATGGAAGAACGTTATGCCTATACCAGAGTTACAGAGGGTGACTCACGCCATAGAGTCAACACTGGTAACTTGGTGGTAGCGCAGTTTGACCACATCGAAAGTCGGGACTTAGACCCACATCTGCACACACACTGTTTGCTAATGAATATGACGCAAACACCTGATGGTAGGTGGTTAAGTTTGGGGAACAACGAGATATTCGCCAATAAGAAATTCTTGGGAATGGCGTATCAAAGTTATCTGGCGCGTGAGGTGCAGAAACTAGGGTATGAAATAGAACCCCTTAAACATGGGCAATTTGATATCAAAGGGTTTAAGGAACAGGATTTAGAAACATTTTCTAAGCGACGACAACAAATCATCGCTTCATCGGGCCCTAATTCGACTTGGGCAGAACGTGAAAAAATCTGGGATGATACCCGCCAGCGCAAACAAAAACTACCAGAATCAGAATTAGTTGCATTCTGGAAGTCAGAAGCTGCGGCGTTAGGGATTAGGTTTGTTAAGGCAGGTGAACCAAGGCAGGATATACCAGCCCATGATTTGAGTTTGGCAGAGGTTTTGGATAATGCGATCGCACATCTCAGTGAGAGAAATGTCGCCTTTAGACAAGAGGATTTAGAAAAATTCATCCTAGAAGAACGTTTAGCTACAGATGTAGCAGCGATCGCAGCCCTGATTAAAGAGCATGAGGAGTTAATCGCTTTACCAGGATTGACTGACCAATTTACGACGATGACAGCAGTGCGGCGGGAGTTGGCGACGATTGAGTTGATGCAGCAGGGTCAATGTAAATTTGGCTCCATTTCCCACCTGGAAGTAGTCGAAAGCCACTTAGAGAACACCTTACTGAATGCCGGACAGCGCCAAGCAGTAGAATTAGCTGCAACAACATCTGACCAGTTCATTGCATGGCAGGGGGTAGCTGGTGCTGGCAAGACTTTTGCTCTTAAAGAACTCAAAGCGATCGCTTTCAACTCCGGCTACACTATTATTGGCTTCGCCCCCAGTTCCTCTGCTGCTAAGGTTTTGAGCGAAGAGTTAGAAATTCAGTCTGAAACTGTTGCTAGGCTTTTGGTTTCGGAACCACAGAAAATTGAACCAAATCAAATCTGGATTGTGGACGAAGCGGGTTTACTCAGTGCTAAAGATGCTCAAGCACTCCTACAACGAGCAACCTTACTTCAAGCTAGGGTGATTTTAGTAGGTGACACTCGGCAGTTGTCAGCAGTATCAGCAGGTAATCCCTTCAAATCCTTGCAACAGGCAGGAATTAAAACCGCACACCTCAATGAATCGTTGCGCCAAAAAGACCCTCAACTGAAGCTGGCAGTAGATTTAATCGCTGAAGGTAGGATTGAAGCGGGTTTTGAACATTTGTTAGCAAACGGTTCTATCAAGACTGTTTCTTCAGAATCCAAAATAGAGCAGATCGCTAGTGATTATATAGTAGGAACACCAGAGCAGCGCCTCAAAACTCTTGTGTTAGCTGGAACAAATACAGAAAGACTTGCCCTTACCCAAGCGATTCGCTCTCAGTTAAAAGATGAGGGAACTTTAGGAGAAACTGCAACCATTACCCAATTACAAACCAAAAATCTGACAAAAGTACAGATGCGGTTTGCCCATAACTTTGAAATTGGTGATGTGGTCATGCCCACACGGGATTACAAACGCCGGGGGCTGGATAAAGGCAAATTATATAAAGTGGTGGGTCAAAATACTGACAAGTTAACCCTAATTGGTGATAATGGTCAGGTAATGGATGTAGACACGGCTTTTGAGAAAGCGGTTTACCAGAGTCACCAGATTGAAATTGCCGTGGGCGATCGCCTGCAATGGAAGAAAAACGACAGGCAATTGGGACGACGCAACGGGCAGGAATTTACTGTAACAGGGATCGACCTGAACATAGTCCACATTAAATATGCTGATGAGCGTACTGAATGCATTAGTTTGGCACAGGCGCAAAACTTAGACTATGCCCTTGTGAGTACAACATATAGTAGCCAGGGGAAAACTGCGGATCTAGTGTTAATTTCGGCAGATTTCACTATTGGACAGGAAAGTTTTTATGTTGCTGCCAGCCGTGCAAGGCATGAATTAAAGATTTACACCGAAGATCCAACACGATTGGTAGAGTTAGCGCAACAGTCCAAAGCCAAAGATAATGCTTTGGAATTGCTACGAAAACAGGTTCATAATTCAACTCTTCGCCAGCGCCAACTTTCGCAACAGCAAGCGATAACTATAAATATAAGTGATGAGCTAGTAGCACCTGTACTGAAGTCTGACCCAGTACTGAAAACTCAAACAGTGGTTAACACACAAGTACTGAAAACTCCTAAATCAGGAGAAGAGCCAGAAACAAAGCCAATTTGTCAAAAAGAAGTGACGACAGAAATACCTGTAGTCAAGCTAAAAGAGATAGAATTACCACCAACCGTTACAAAACCTCATATCGACAACATTTACAATCTCACATGGATATTTATCTGCTAA
- a CDS encoding type IV secretory system conjugative DNA transfer family protein encodes MRGIISPIDSTNPLIRSAIDQGFPLVLYDFKYAQQESAYSASKGQAPILAGYALDRGYQVTILAPGFAESAVANPIDFLRSNEDSEMARQLAITLNRNFQLGDKDSGNSFFTNAGDQLVQAVFMLAKGTEYPDIMMCQAILGLPKLVKRIEQAAELNFMVREAFAQFVSVAGSPETAASIVGTASGLFSRFMVPSALAAFCGQTNIPLDLKGRQMVIFGMNKEKRDVIAPLLVSILHLLISRNVATKRTSPLVLAVDELPTLYLPALVDWLNQNREDGLISLLGLQNLSMLIESYGENTTNAIFGGCATKAFFNPQDDVAAERFSKFLGEEEIKYKQRSRSSGGKGGASISNSDQNSTRKLFDVNQFNTLPEGKAVIISPGFRSRGQISLPILQSIKIPKHEIQSEADSVKAWYEFQKFLSKKSTLLTPADEEMKICRASAIKLLPLIENQE; translated from the coding sequence GTGCGGGGAATAATATCCCCCATCGACTCAACCAATCCTTTGATTCGTTCAGCTATAGATCAAGGATTTCCATTAGTATTGTACGATTTTAAATATGCACAGCAAGAATCTGCTTATTCTGCATCTAAAGGGCAAGCCCCGATTCTGGCTGGATATGCTCTTGACCGTGGCTATCAAGTTACTATTTTGGCCCCAGGCTTTGCAGAATCAGCTGTTGCTAACCCTATCGACTTTCTTCGTAGCAATGAAGATTCCGAAATGGCGCGGCAGCTTGCGATTACACTCAATCGCAACTTTCAATTGGGTGATAAAGATTCTGGAAACAGCTTTTTTACTAATGCTGGGGATCAGCTAGTGCAAGCCGTTTTTATGCTAGCGAAAGGAACAGAGTACCCAGATATTATGATGTGCCAAGCAATTCTGGGGTTGCCAAAGTTAGTTAAGCGCATTGAGCAAGCCGCCGAACTAAACTTCATGGTTAGAGAGGCTTTCGCACAGTTTGTATCTGTTGCAGGGTCGCCAGAAACAGCGGCTAGTATTGTGGGCACAGCTAGCGGATTGTTCAGCCGATTCATGGTTCCCTCGGCCTTGGCTGCCTTCTGTGGTCAGACTAACATTCCACTGGATTTGAAGGGGCGGCAGATGGTGATTTTCGGGATGAACAAAGAGAAGCGTGATGTAATTGCACCCTTGCTAGTCTCAATCCTCCATCTTCTGATTAGCCGCAACGTCGCCACCAAGCGCACCTCACCTCTAGTATTAGCGGTTGATGAGTTGCCCACCCTTTATTTACCCGCGCTCGTTGATTGGCTCAACCAGAACCGCGAGGACGGCTTAATCTCTCTGCTGGGCTTGCAAAACTTATCAATGCTGATTGAATCCTATGGTGAAAACACAACTAATGCAATATTTGGTGGTTGTGCTACCAAAGCATTCTTTAACCCCCAAGATGATGTCGCCGCCGAACGATTTAGTAAGTTTTTAGGTGAAGAGGAAATTAAATACAAGCAACGTTCTCGCTCATCAGGAGGCAAGGGTGGTGCAAGTATTTCTAATTCTGACCAAAACAGTACTCGCAAGTTATTTGATGTCAATCAATTTAACACCTTACCAGAGGGAAAAGCAGTAATTATTAGTCCAGGTTTTCGTTCTCGTGGTCAAATAAGTTTGCCAATCTTGCAATCAATTAAGATTCCTAAGCATGAAATCCAATCTGAAGCTGACAGTGTGAAAGCTTGGTACGAGTTTCAAAAGTTCTTATCTAAAAAGTCTACTCTCTTAACTCCAGCAGATGAAGAAATGAAAATTTGCCGAGCCTCCGCGATAAAATTGTTACCTTTAATAGAAAACCAAGAGTAG